Proteins co-encoded in one Strix uralensis isolate ZFMK-TIS-50842 chromosome 2, bStrUra1, whole genome shotgun sequence genomic window:
- the HPX gene encoding hemopexin isoform X2: MGVPSALCLAWALALGCAHPLIPPKPEAAGGGTPHGAEPPSNDTALAELCEDEGGFDAATLTENGTMVFFRGLEVWESAPGGGELRSRPLATSWPELGGPVDAALRLHHREPPQEHPQEPQETPQEQQSLFLFQGDQVWAYAGGRLRPGFPRRIEDEFPGVPGGVDAAVECHREECGGEMVLFFKGDTVFAFDVALRVAKPRSWPGLGPCGAALRWLGRFFCLRGPRFWRFRPPAGELPPGYPRDIRDFFIPCPGRGNVSFRLDSWRDGLHPWPLAQVWPGLEGEVGAAFAWDGRVYLIQVTACGGWTCGRRRGGRGSRCCCPTTASTPPCAPAMASSSSTGPVTTSTPAWGSCWAPAGPRPPAASPPASSTVPSERDAGDTGDAGGRRERGSDTIKTWGHPEIRLRCVGAVPVCPHVSPCVCPHMCPCVSPCVSPYVPMCVPMCVPMCVPCVPTCVHVPVPPCQDRWVQVLGVGGGCPDRWVPGDVVWGVGAVLG; the protein is encoded by the exons ATGGGGGTCCCCTCCGCGCTCTGCCTGGCCTGGGCCCTGGCCCTGGGGTGCGCCCACCCGCT gATCCCCCCCAAACCAGAGGCAGCGGGAGGAGGGACCCCccatggggctgagccccccagcaACGACACCG CCCTGGCCGAGCTCTGCGAGGATGAGGGGGGCTTCGACGCCGCCACCTTGACCGAGAACGGCACCATGGTCTTCTTCAGAG gcCTGGAGGTGTGGGAGAGCGCCccgggggggggcgagctccGCAGCCGCCCCCTGGCCACGTCCTGGCCAGAGCTGGGGGGGCCCGTGGACGCGGCGCTGCGGCTGCACCACCGGGAGCCCCCCCAGGAGCACCCCCAGGAGCCCCAGGAGACCccccaggagcagcagagcctCTTCCTCTTCCAG GGCGACCAGGTCTGGGCCTACGCGGGGGGGCGGCTGCGCCCCGGCTTCCCCCGGCGCATCGAGGACGAGTtcccgggggtccccgggggggtggACGCCGCCGTCGAGTGTCACCGCGAGGAGTGCGGGGGGGAGATGGTCCTCTTCTTCAAGg GGGACACGGTCTTCGCCTTCGACGTGGCGCTGCGGGTGGCGAAGCCGCGCTCGTGGCCGGGGCTGGGCCCGTGCGGGGCCGCGCTGCGCTGGCTCGGCCGCTTCTTCTGCCTGCGGGGGCCCCGGTTCTGGCGGTTCCGCCCCCCCGCGGGGGAGCTGCCCCCCGGGTACCCCCGCGACATCCGCGACTTCTTCATACCCTGCCCGGGCCGAG GGAACGTCTCCTTCCGCCTGGACTCGTGGCGGGACGGGCTCCACCCGTGGCCGCTGGCCCAGGTCTGGCCCgggctggagggggaggtgggcGCCGCCTTCGCCTGGGACGGACGCGTCTACCTGATCCAG GTGACCGCGTGCGGCGGGTGGACCTGCGGGAGacgccgcggcgggcgggggagccgctgctgctgccccacaACGGCGTCGACGCCGCCATGTGCACCCGCGATGGCGTCATCCTCTTCCACGGGGCCAGTTACCACCAGTACCCCAGCGTGGGGCAGCTGCTGGGCGCCCGccggcccgcgcccccccgcAGCATCGCCGCCCGCTTCCTCCACTGTCCCCAGTGAGCGGGACGCCGGGGACACGGGGGACGCTGGGGGACGCCGGGAACGGGGCTCGGACACAATAAAAACCTGGGGACACCCCGAGATCCGCCTGCGCTGTGTGGGGGCTGTTCCTgtgtgtccccacgtgtccccatgTGTGTGTCCCCACATGTGTCCATGTGTGtccccctgtgtgtccccatatgtccccatgtgtgtccccatgtgtgtccccatgtgtgtcccgTGTGTCCCCACATGTGtccatgtccctgtgccaccctgtcAGGACAGGTGGGTGCAGGtgctgggggttgggggggggtgtcctgatAGGTGGGTCCCAGGGGACGTggtgtggggtgtgggggctgtactgggatga
- the HPX gene encoding hemopexin isoform X1 has translation MGVPSALCLAWALALGCAHPLIPPKPEAAGGGTPHGAEPPSNDTALAELCEDEGGFDAATLTENGTMVFFRGLEVWESAPGGGELRSRPLATSWPELGGPVDAALRLHHREPPQEHPQEPQETPQEQQSLFLFQGDQVWAYAGGRLRPGFPRRIEDEFPGVPGGVDAAVECHREECGGEMVLFFKGDTVFAFDVALRVAKPRSWPGLGPCGAALRWLGRFFCLRGPRFWRFRPPAGELPPGYPRDIRDFFIPCPGRGHGHGNASWGAAGDRCSAEPFQALLSDDSGQVHAFRGNVSFRLDSWRDGLHPWPLAQVWPGLEGEVGAAFAWDGRVYLIQVTACGGWTCGRRRGGRGSRCCCPTTASTPPCAPAMASSSSTGPVTTSTPAWGSCWAPAGPRPPAASPPASSTVPSERDAGDTGDAGGRRERGSDTIKTWGHPEIRLRCVGAVPVCPHVSPCVCPHMCPCVSPCVSPYVPMCVPMCVPMCVPCVPTCVHVPVPPCQDRWVQVLGVGGGCPDRWVPGDVVWGVGAVLG, from the exons ATGGGGGTCCCCTCCGCGCTCTGCCTGGCCTGGGCCCTGGCCCTGGGGTGCGCCCACCCGCT gATCCCCCCCAAACCAGAGGCAGCGGGAGGAGGGACCCCccatggggctgagccccccagcaACGACACCG CCCTGGCCGAGCTCTGCGAGGATGAGGGGGGCTTCGACGCCGCCACCTTGACCGAGAACGGCACCATGGTCTTCTTCAGAG gcCTGGAGGTGTGGGAGAGCGCCccgggggggggcgagctccGCAGCCGCCCCCTGGCCACGTCCTGGCCAGAGCTGGGGGGGCCCGTGGACGCGGCGCTGCGGCTGCACCACCGGGAGCCCCCCCAGGAGCACCCCCAGGAGCCCCAGGAGACCccccaggagcagcagagcctCTTCCTCTTCCAG GGCGACCAGGTCTGGGCCTACGCGGGGGGGCGGCTGCGCCCCGGCTTCCCCCGGCGCATCGAGGACGAGTtcccgggggtccccgggggggtggACGCCGCCGTCGAGTGTCACCGCGAGGAGTGCGGGGGGGAGATGGTCCTCTTCTTCAAGg GGGACACGGTCTTCGCCTTCGACGTGGCGCTGCGGGTGGCGAAGCCGCGCTCGTGGCCGGGGCTGGGCCCGTGCGGGGCCGCGCTGCGCTGGCTCGGCCGCTTCTTCTGCCTGCGGGGGCCCCGGTTCTGGCGGTTCCGCCCCCCCGCGGGGGAGCTGCCCCCCGGGTACCCCCGCGACATCCGCGACTTCTTCATACCCTGCCCGGGCCGAG ggcacgGGCACGGCAACGCCTCGTGGGGGGCGGCCGGTGACCGCTGCAGCGCGGAGCCCTTCCAGGCGCTGCTCTCCGATGACAGCGGGCAGGTGCACGCCTTCCGCG GGAACGTCTCCTTCCGCCTGGACTCGTGGCGGGACGGGCTCCACCCGTGGCCGCTGGCCCAGGTCTGGCCCgggctggagggggaggtgggcGCCGCCTTCGCCTGGGACGGACGCGTCTACCTGATCCAG GTGACCGCGTGCGGCGGGTGGACCTGCGGGAGacgccgcggcgggcgggggagccgctgctgctgccccacaACGGCGTCGACGCCGCCATGTGCACCCGCGATGGCGTCATCCTCTTCCACGGGGCCAGTTACCACCAGTACCCCAGCGTGGGGCAGCTGCTGGGCGCCCGccggcccgcgcccccccgcAGCATCGCCGCCCGCTTCCTCCACTGTCCCCAGTGAGCGGGACGCCGGGGACACGGGGGACGCTGGGGGACGCCGGGAACGGGGCTCGGACACAATAAAAACCTGGGGACACCCCGAGATCCGCCTGCGCTGTGTGGGGGCTGTTCCTgtgtgtccccacgtgtccccatgTGTGTGTCCCCACATGTGTCCATGTGTGtccccctgtgtgtccccatatgtccccatgtgtgtccccatgtgtgtccccatgtgtgtcccgTGTGTCCCCACATGTGtccatgtccctgtgccaccctgtcAGGACAGGTGGGTGCAGGtgctgggggttgggggggggtgtcctgatAGGTGGGTCCCAGGGGACGTggtgtggggtgtgggggctgtactgggatga
- the HPX gene encoding hemopexin isoform X4, giving the protein MGVPSALCLAWALALGCAHPLIPPKPEAAGGGTPHGAEPPSNDTALAELCEDEGGFDAATLTENGTMVFFRGLEVWESAPGGGELRSRPLATSWPELGGPVDAALRLHHREPPQEHPQEPQETPQEQQSLFLFQGDQVWAYAGGRLRPGFPRRIEDEFPGVPGGVDAAVECHREECGGEMVLFFKGDTVFAFDVALRVAKPRSWPGLGPCGAALRWLGRFFCLRGPRFWRFRPPAGELPPGYPRDIRDFFIPCPGRGNVSFRLDSWRDGLHPWPLAQVWPGLEGEVGAAFAWDGRVYLIQGSQVSAFLPERGPRRVLGYPRALQDELGVASADAAFTCPGSAELYVIAGDRVRRVDLRETPRRAGEPLLLPHNGVDAAMCTRDGVILFHGASYHQYPSVGQLLGARRPAPPRSIAARFLHCPQ; this is encoded by the exons ATGGGGGTCCCCTCCGCGCTCTGCCTGGCCTGGGCCCTGGCCCTGGGGTGCGCCCACCCGCT gATCCCCCCCAAACCAGAGGCAGCGGGAGGAGGGACCCCccatggggctgagccccccagcaACGACACCG CCCTGGCCGAGCTCTGCGAGGATGAGGGGGGCTTCGACGCCGCCACCTTGACCGAGAACGGCACCATGGTCTTCTTCAGAG gcCTGGAGGTGTGGGAGAGCGCCccgggggggggcgagctccGCAGCCGCCCCCTGGCCACGTCCTGGCCAGAGCTGGGGGGGCCCGTGGACGCGGCGCTGCGGCTGCACCACCGGGAGCCCCCCCAGGAGCACCCCCAGGAGCCCCAGGAGACCccccaggagcagcagagcctCTTCCTCTTCCAG GGCGACCAGGTCTGGGCCTACGCGGGGGGGCGGCTGCGCCCCGGCTTCCCCCGGCGCATCGAGGACGAGTtcccgggggtccccgggggggtggACGCCGCCGTCGAGTGTCACCGCGAGGAGTGCGGGGGGGAGATGGTCCTCTTCTTCAAGg GGGACACGGTCTTCGCCTTCGACGTGGCGCTGCGGGTGGCGAAGCCGCGCTCGTGGCCGGGGCTGGGCCCGTGCGGGGCCGCGCTGCGCTGGCTCGGCCGCTTCTTCTGCCTGCGGGGGCCCCGGTTCTGGCGGTTCCGCCCCCCCGCGGGGGAGCTGCCCCCCGGGTACCCCCGCGACATCCGCGACTTCTTCATACCCTGCCCGGGCCGAG GGAACGTCTCCTTCCGCCTGGACTCGTGGCGGGACGGGCTCCACCCGTGGCCGCTGGCCCAGGTCTGGCCCgggctggagggggaggtgggcGCCGCCTTCGCCTGGGACGGACGCGTCTACCTGATCCAG GGCTCCCAGGTCTCGGCCTTCCTCCCGGAGCGGGGCCCCCGCCGGGTGCTGGGGTACCCCCGGGCGCTGCAGGACGAGCTGGGGGTCGCCAGCGCCGACGCCGCCTTCACCTGCCCCGGCTCGGCCGAGCTCTACGTCATCGCGG GTGACCGCGTGCGGCGGGTGGACCTGCGGGAGacgccgcggcgggcgggggagccgctgctgctgccccacaACGGCGTCGACGCCGCCATGTGCACCCGCGATGGCGTCATCCTCTTCCACGGGGCCAGTTACCACCAGTACCCCAGCGTGGGGCAGCTGCTGGGCGCCCGccggcccgcgcccccccgcAGCATCGCCGCCCGCTTCCTCCACTGTCCCCAGTGA
- the HPX gene encoding hemopexin isoform X3 — MGVPSALCLAWALALGCAHPLIPPKPEAAGGGTPHGAEPPSNDTALAELCEDEGGFDAATLTENGTMVFFRGLEVWESAPGGGELRSRPLATSWPELGGPVDAALRLHHREPPQEHPQEPQETPQEQQSLFLFQGDQVWAYAGGRLRPGFPRRIEDEFPGVPGGVDAAVECHREECGGEMVLFFKGDTVFAFDVALRVAKPRSWPGLGPCGAALRWLGRFFCLRGPRFWRFRPPAGELPPGYPRDIRDFFIPCPGRGHGHGNASWGAAGDRCSAEPFQALLSDDSGQVHAFRGNVSFRLDSWRDGLHPWPLAQVWPGLEGEVGAAFAWDGRVYLIQGSQVSAFLPERGPRRVLGYPRALQDELGVASADAAFTCPGSAELYVIAGDRVRRVDLRETPRRAGEPLLLPHNGVDAAMCTRDGVILFHGASYHQYPSVGQLLGARRPAPPRSIAARFLHCPQ; from the exons ATGGGGGTCCCCTCCGCGCTCTGCCTGGCCTGGGCCCTGGCCCTGGGGTGCGCCCACCCGCT gATCCCCCCCAAACCAGAGGCAGCGGGAGGAGGGACCCCccatggggctgagccccccagcaACGACACCG CCCTGGCCGAGCTCTGCGAGGATGAGGGGGGCTTCGACGCCGCCACCTTGACCGAGAACGGCACCATGGTCTTCTTCAGAG gcCTGGAGGTGTGGGAGAGCGCCccgggggggggcgagctccGCAGCCGCCCCCTGGCCACGTCCTGGCCAGAGCTGGGGGGGCCCGTGGACGCGGCGCTGCGGCTGCACCACCGGGAGCCCCCCCAGGAGCACCCCCAGGAGCCCCAGGAGACCccccaggagcagcagagcctCTTCCTCTTCCAG GGCGACCAGGTCTGGGCCTACGCGGGGGGGCGGCTGCGCCCCGGCTTCCCCCGGCGCATCGAGGACGAGTtcccgggggtccccgggggggtggACGCCGCCGTCGAGTGTCACCGCGAGGAGTGCGGGGGGGAGATGGTCCTCTTCTTCAAGg GGGACACGGTCTTCGCCTTCGACGTGGCGCTGCGGGTGGCGAAGCCGCGCTCGTGGCCGGGGCTGGGCCCGTGCGGGGCCGCGCTGCGCTGGCTCGGCCGCTTCTTCTGCCTGCGGGGGCCCCGGTTCTGGCGGTTCCGCCCCCCCGCGGGGGAGCTGCCCCCCGGGTACCCCCGCGACATCCGCGACTTCTTCATACCCTGCCCGGGCCGAG ggcacgGGCACGGCAACGCCTCGTGGGGGGCGGCCGGTGACCGCTGCAGCGCGGAGCCCTTCCAGGCGCTGCTCTCCGATGACAGCGGGCAGGTGCACGCCTTCCGCG GGAACGTCTCCTTCCGCCTGGACTCGTGGCGGGACGGGCTCCACCCGTGGCCGCTGGCCCAGGTCTGGCCCgggctggagggggaggtgggcGCCGCCTTCGCCTGGGACGGACGCGTCTACCTGATCCAG GGCTCCCAGGTCTCGGCCTTCCTCCCGGAGCGGGGCCCCCGCCGGGTGCTGGGGTACCCCCGGGCGCTGCAGGACGAGCTGGGGGTCGCCAGCGCCGACGCCGCCTTCACCTGCCCCGGCTCGGCCGAGCTCTACGTCATCGCGG GTGACCGCGTGCGGCGGGTGGACCTGCGGGAGacgccgcggcgggcgggggagccgctgctgctgccccacaACGGCGTCGACGCCGCCATGTGCACCCGCGATGGCGTCATCCTCTTCCACGGGGCCAGTTACCACCAGTACCCCAGCGTGGGGCAGCTGCTGGGCGCCCGccggcccgcgcccccccgcAGCATCGCCGCCCGCTTCCTCCACTGTCCCCAGTGA
- the TRIM3 gene encoding tripartite motif-containing protein 3 isoform X1 — protein MARREPSASPVVRQIDKQFLVCSICLDRYRNPKVLPCLHTFCERCLQNYIPPQSLTLSCPVCRQTSILPERGVAALQNNFFITNLMEVLQRDPDSCGPHPGRGLDPVSAVTGQPLSCPNHEGKVMEFYCEPCETAMCRECTEGEHREHVTVPLRDVVEQHKAALQQQLDAVRSRLPQLAAAVGLVSEISQQLAERKDQAVSEIGGTFEELEAALRQRRGVLVRDLEATCGAKQKVLQAQLDALRQGQESILSSCAFTEQALHHGTAPEVLLVRKQMSERLSELASRAFPEHPHENAQLDYVVETEGVRKSILNLGVLITTSATAHETVATGEGLRHAVVGQPSSLSVTTKDKDGELVRSGSASLRFQVTAPDGAAAEAEVQDNKNGTYELLYTPRAEGDFLLSILLYGQPIRGSPFRVRAVKASDVPPSPDDVKRRVKSPSSGHIRQKAVRRPSSMYSSGKKKENPIEDELIFRVGSRGREKGEFTNLQGISTSSSGRIVVADSNNQCVQVFSNEGQFRLRFGVRGRSPGQLQRPTGVTVDMNGDIIIADYDNRWVSIFSPEGKFKTKIGAGRLMGPKGVAVDRNGHIIVVDNKACCVFIFQSNGKLVTKFGSRGTAERQFAGPHFVAVNNKNEIVVTDFHNHSVKVYSADGEFLFKFGSHGEGNGQFNAPTGVAVDANGNIIVADWGNSRVQVFDSAGSFLSYINTAADPLYGPQGLALTSDGHVVVADSGNHCFKAYRYLQ, from the exons ATGGCCCGGCGGGAGCCCAGCGCCAGCCCCGTGGTGCGACAGATCGACAAACAGTTCCTGGTCTGCAGCATCTGCCTCGACCGCTACCGCAACCCCAaggtgctgccctgcctgcacaccttCTGCGAGAG GTGTCTCCAGAACTATATCCCGCCCCAGAGCCTGACCCTGTCCTGCCCCGTGTGCCGCCAGACCTCCATCCTGCCCGAGCGCGGCGTCGCCGCCCTCCAGAACAACTTCTTCATCACCAACCTGATGGAGGTGCTGCAGCGCGACCCCGACAGCTGCGGCCCCCACCCCGGCCGCGGCCTCGACCCCGTCAGTGCCGTCACcgggcagcccctctcctgccccaACCATGAGGGCAAG GTGATGGAGTTCTACTGTGAGCCCTGCGAGACGGCGATGTGCCGCGAGTGCACGGAGGGGGAGCACCGGGAGCACGTCACGGTGCCGCTGCGCGACGTGGTGGAGCAGCACAAGGcggccctgcagcagcagctggacgCCGTCAGGAGCAG GCTCCCGCAGCTGGCGGCGGCCGTGGGGCTGGTGTCGGAGATCAGCCAGCAGCTGGCGGAGCGCAAGGACCAGGCGGTGTCGGAGATCGGCGGCACCTTCGAGGAGCTGGAGGCGGCGCTGCGGCAGCGCCGGGGGGTGCTGGTGCGGGACCTGGAGGCCACCTGCGGGGCCAAGCAGAAG GTGCTGCAGGCGCAGCTGGACGCGCTGCGCCAGGGCCAGGAGAGCATCCTCAGTAGCTGCGCCTTCACGGAGCAGGCGCTGCACCACGGCACCGCCCCCGAGGTGCTGCTGGTGCGGAAGCAGATGAGCGAGCGGCTGAGCGAGCTGGCCAGCCGCGCCTTCCCCGAGCACCCCCACGAGAACGCGCAGCTCGACTACGTGGTGGAGACCGAGGGCGTCCGCAAGTCCATCCTCAACCTGGGCGTGCTGATCACCACCAGCGCCACGGCCCACGAGACGGTGGCCACGGGCGAGGGGCTGCGGCACGCTGTGGTGGGGCAGCCCTCCTCGCTCAGCGTCACCACCAAGGACAAGGACGGCGAGCTGGTGCGCAGCGGCAGCGCCAGCCTCCGCTTCCAGGTGACGGCGCCCGACGGCGCCGCGGCCGAGGCCGAGGTGCAGGACAACAAGAACGGCACATACGAGCTGCTCTACACGCCCCGCGCCGAGGGTgacttcctcctctccatcctgctCTACGGGCAGCCCATCCGCGGCAGCCCCTTCCGCGTCCGCGCCGTCAAGGCCTCTGACGTGCCCCCGTCCCCTGACGATGTCAAGCGCCGCGTCAAGTCCCCCAGCAGCGGCCACATCCGGCAGAAGGCCGTGCGCCGGCCCTCCAGCATGTACAGCAGCGGCAAGAAGAAGGAGAACCCCATCGAGGACGAGCTCATCTTCCGCGTGG GGAGCCGCGGCCGGGAGAAGGGCGAGTTCACCAACCTGCAGGGCATCTCCACATCCAGCAGCGGCCGCATCGTGGTGGCCGACAGCAATAACCAGTGCGTGCAG gTGTTTTCCAACGAGGGGCAGTTCCGGCTGCGGTTCGGGGTGCGGGGCCGCTCCCCCGGGCAGCTCCAGCGCCCGACCGGCGTCACCGTGGACATGAACGGGGACATCATCATCGCCGACTACGACAACCGCTGGGTCAGCATCTTCTCCCCCGAGGGCAAGTTCAAG ACCAAGATCGGGGCCGGGCGGCTGATGGGCCCCAAGGGCGTCGCCGTGGACCGCAACGGCCACATCATCGTGGTGGACAACAAGGCCTGCTGCGTCTTCATCTTCCAGTCCAACGGCAAGCTCGTCACCAAGTTCGGCAGCCGTGGCACGGCCGAGCGGCAGTTCGCAG gtccccactTTGTGGCCGTCAACAACAAGAACGAGATCGTGGTCACCGACTTCCACAACCACTCGGTGAAG gtgTACAGCGCGGACGGCGAGTTCCTGTTCAAGTTCGGGTCCCACGGGGAGGGCAACGGGCAGTTCAACGCCCCCACGGGCGTGGCCGTGGACGCCAACGGCAACATCATCGTGGCCGACTGGGGCAACAGCCGCGTGCAG GTGTTCGACAGCGCCGGCTCCTTCCTGTCCTACATCAACACGGCGGCCGACCCGCTGTACGGCCCGCAGGGGCTGGCGCTCACCTCCGACGGGCACGTGGTGGTGGCCGACTCGGGCAACCATTGCTTCAAGGCCTATCGCTACCTGCAGTAG
- the TRIM3 gene encoding tripartite motif-containing protein 3 isoform X2, with translation MEVLQRDPDSCGPHPGRGLDPVSAVTGQPLSCPNHEGKVMEFYCEPCETAMCRECTEGEHREHVTVPLRDVVEQHKAALQQQLDAVRSRLPQLAAAVGLVSEISQQLAERKDQAVSEIGGTFEELEAALRQRRGVLVRDLEATCGAKQKVLQAQLDALRQGQESILSSCAFTEQALHHGTAPEVLLVRKQMSERLSELASRAFPEHPHENAQLDYVVETEGVRKSILNLGVLITTSATAHETVATGEGLRHAVVGQPSSLSVTTKDKDGELVRSGSASLRFQVTAPDGAAAEAEVQDNKNGTYELLYTPRAEGDFLLSILLYGQPIRGSPFRVRAVKASDVPPSPDDVKRRVKSPSSGHIRQKAVRRPSSMYSSGKKKENPIEDELIFRVGSRGREKGEFTNLQGISTSSSGRIVVADSNNQCVQVFSNEGQFRLRFGVRGRSPGQLQRPTGVTVDMNGDIIIADYDNRWVSIFSPEGKFKTKIGAGRLMGPKGVAVDRNGHIIVVDNKACCVFIFQSNGKLVTKFGSRGTAERQFAGPHFVAVNNKNEIVVTDFHNHSVKVYSADGEFLFKFGSHGEGNGQFNAPTGVAVDANGNIIVADWGNSRVQVFDSAGSFLSYINTAADPLYGPQGLALTSDGHVVVADSGNHCFKAYRYLQ, from the exons ATGGAGGTGCTGCAGCGCGACCCCGACAGCTGCGGCCCCCACCCCGGCCGCGGCCTCGACCCCGTCAGTGCCGTCACcgggcagcccctctcctgccccaACCATGAGGGCAAG GTGATGGAGTTCTACTGTGAGCCCTGCGAGACGGCGATGTGCCGCGAGTGCACGGAGGGGGAGCACCGGGAGCACGTCACGGTGCCGCTGCGCGACGTGGTGGAGCAGCACAAGGcggccctgcagcagcagctggacgCCGTCAGGAGCAG GCTCCCGCAGCTGGCGGCGGCCGTGGGGCTGGTGTCGGAGATCAGCCAGCAGCTGGCGGAGCGCAAGGACCAGGCGGTGTCGGAGATCGGCGGCACCTTCGAGGAGCTGGAGGCGGCGCTGCGGCAGCGCCGGGGGGTGCTGGTGCGGGACCTGGAGGCCACCTGCGGGGCCAAGCAGAAG GTGCTGCAGGCGCAGCTGGACGCGCTGCGCCAGGGCCAGGAGAGCATCCTCAGTAGCTGCGCCTTCACGGAGCAGGCGCTGCACCACGGCACCGCCCCCGAGGTGCTGCTGGTGCGGAAGCAGATGAGCGAGCGGCTGAGCGAGCTGGCCAGCCGCGCCTTCCCCGAGCACCCCCACGAGAACGCGCAGCTCGACTACGTGGTGGAGACCGAGGGCGTCCGCAAGTCCATCCTCAACCTGGGCGTGCTGATCACCACCAGCGCCACGGCCCACGAGACGGTGGCCACGGGCGAGGGGCTGCGGCACGCTGTGGTGGGGCAGCCCTCCTCGCTCAGCGTCACCACCAAGGACAAGGACGGCGAGCTGGTGCGCAGCGGCAGCGCCAGCCTCCGCTTCCAGGTGACGGCGCCCGACGGCGCCGCGGCCGAGGCCGAGGTGCAGGACAACAAGAACGGCACATACGAGCTGCTCTACACGCCCCGCGCCGAGGGTgacttcctcctctccatcctgctCTACGGGCAGCCCATCCGCGGCAGCCCCTTCCGCGTCCGCGCCGTCAAGGCCTCTGACGTGCCCCCGTCCCCTGACGATGTCAAGCGCCGCGTCAAGTCCCCCAGCAGCGGCCACATCCGGCAGAAGGCCGTGCGCCGGCCCTCCAGCATGTACAGCAGCGGCAAGAAGAAGGAGAACCCCATCGAGGACGAGCTCATCTTCCGCGTGG GGAGCCGCGGCCGGGAGAAGGGCGAGTTCACCAACCTGCAGGGCATCTCCACATCCAGCAGCGGCCGCATCGTGGTGGCCGACAGCAATAACCAGTGCGTGCAG gTGTTTTCCAACGAGGGGCAGTTCCGGCTGCGGTTCGGGGTGCGGGGCCGCTCCCCCGGGCAGCTCCAGCGCCCGACCGGCGTCACCGTGGACATGAACGGGGACATCATCATCGCCGACTACGACAACCGCTGGGTCAGCATCTTCTCCCCCGAGGGCAAGTTCAAG ACCAAGATCGGGGCCGGGCGGCTGATGGGCCCCAAGGGCGTCGCCGTGGACCGCAACGGCCACATCATCGTGGTGGACAACAAGGCCTGCTGCGTCTTCATCTTCCAGTCCAACGGCAAGCTCGTCACCAAGTTCGGCAGCCGTGGCACGGCCGAGCGGCAGTTCGCAG gtccccactTTGTGGCCGTCAACAACAAGAACGAGATCGTGGTCACCGACTTCCACAACCACTCGGTGAAG gtgTACAGCGCGGACGGCGAGTTCCTGTTCAAGTTCGGGTCCCACGGGGAGGGCAACGGGCAGTTCAACGCCCCCACGGGCGTGGCCGTGGACGCCAACGGCAACATCATCGTGGCCGACTGGGGCAACAGCCGCGTGCAG GTGTTCGACAGCGCCGGCTCCTTCCTGTCCTACATCAACACGGCGGCCGACCCGCTGTACGGCCCGCAGGGGCTGGCGCTCACCTCCGACGGGCACGTGGTGGTGGCCGACTCGGGCAACCATTGCTTCAAGGCCTATCGCTACCTGCAGTAG